In one window of Aphidius gifuensis isolate YNYX2018 linkage group LG4, ASM1490517v1, whole genome shotgun sequence DNA:
- the LOC122855123 gene encoding uncharacterized protein LOC122855123, with protein sequence MIKLSAGSVPSISVPFPPQLTCVIEPRCLSPDGQSVMDSSQNSLDTLNKAYSTSANLEDNQLLSDASINCQEVALSTEIPNEDTNTRCNTPVTHNTSLYNGSDDTTTDVNQQNYTDNQDFLDNNSLCKKRRRFEPLYTKEIELSDFSTPKRARRVIQMVKKENEKLSHKNKSLLRQNKYYKNKIKTYEDLISHLKKQHLMSKQMELSMVKYDSSSDQDQ encoded by the exons ATGATAAAGTTATCGGCTGGATCAGTACCGTCAATTTCCGTGCCGTTCCCGCCTCAATTGACTTGTGTTATTGAACCCAGGTGTCTATCACCAGATGGACAGTCTGTGATGGACAGCAGTCAGAATTCACTTGATACATTAAACAAGGCTTATAGTACAAGTGCAAACCTTGAAGATAATCAGCTACTAAGTGATGCATCTATTAACTGCCAAGAAGTAGCCTTGTCAACAGAAATACCTAATGAAGACACTAATACACGCT GTAATACACCTGTTACCCATAATACATCATTGTATAATGGTAGTGATGATACTACGACAGAtgttaatcaacaaaattatactGACAATCAAG attttcttgataataatagtttatgcAAAAAACGTCGACGTTTTGAACCATTGTATACGAAGGAAATAGAATTATCAGATTTTAGTACTCCAAAAAGAGCACGTCGAGTCATTCAGAtggtaaaaaaagaaaacgaaaAACTGTCTCATAAAAACAAATCACTTTtgagacaaaataaatattacaaaaataaaattaaaacttacgAAGACCTGATCagtcatttgaaaaaacaacatttaatGTCAAAACAAATGGAATTATCAATGGTAAAGTATGATTCTTCATCTGATCAGGATCAATAG
- the LOC122855122 gene encoding uncharacterized protein LOC122855122: protein MSNPMYDVLNGKAEEEERENQVQLLEGILETDHDEDLAKATKSSIDKIIADFECSHVQLSKPSSDICNVKFMDPEEFKKLVDDYSKSYENRLVDTVNCTFNKYRSNPENVRFEPSHMISVLLKRYTNYKSADDCVIARFEDGREFKNNMEFADEMNWLIIILLTRGSNVKKIINKSTKALSKVLTYLVYKYNVSTSDNRVELRNSPDTVTLPRVAACFPQVTVNLFYQGIGKAIMEIPSYFGELPVPKVVLSRCFASVMPTKKGETLHHLIIWINYRNDLVIHQTQPKKLTPISLLISYHITAFQSKVVSEDYRDEIFEKMGLSENGDFIKVLKDAELYAKDKLISTAVEKNWGALFPVEIPEN from the coding sequence ATGTCTAATCCCATGTACGATGTGCTTAATGGAAAAGCTGAGGAGGAAGAAAGAGAAAATCAGGTGCAACTTCTTGAAGGGATTTTGGAGACTGATCATGATGAAGACCTTGCTAAAGCCACCAAGTCCTCTATTGATAAGATTATAGCAGATTTTGAATGTTCTCACGTTCAACTATCAAAACCGTCTAGTGACATTTGCAATGTGAAGTTTATGGATCCAGAAGAATTCAAAAAACTTGTTGATGATTATTCGAAGTCTTATGAGAACAGGTTGGTTGATACCGTTAACTGTACGTTCAATAAGTATAGAAGTAATCCTGAAAATGTTCGCTTTGAACCGTCTCATATGATATCAGTCTTGTTGAAACGTTATACTAATTATAAATCAGCTGATGATTGTGTGATTGCAAGATTCGAAGATGGTCGGGAATTCAAGAATAACATGGAATTTGCAGATGAAATGAATTGGctgattataattttgttgacgAGGGGATCTAATGTCAAGAAGATCATCAACAAATCAACAAAAGCATTATCTAAGGTTTTGACTTACCTGGTTTACAAGTACAACGTTTCTACTTCTGATAATAGGGTTGAACTTAGAAATAGTCCAGACACAGTGACTCTTCCAAGAGTTGCTGCTTGTTTTCCTCAGGTTACAGTAAACTTATTCTATCAAGGTATTGGAAAAGCCATTATGGAGATTCCATCTTACTTTGGTGAATTACCTGTTCCTAAAGTAGTCCTCTCCAGGTGCTTTGCATCAGTGATGCCAACAAAAAAGGGTGAAACACTTCACCACCTTATCATTTGGATTAATTATCGCAATGATTTGGTTATACATCAAACTCAACCCAAGAAGCTTACGccaatatcattattaatatcgtATCATATTACTGCATTTCAATCAAAAGTTGTCTCAGAAGACTATAGAGACGAAATCTTTGAAAAAATGGGATTATCGGAAAACGGAGACTTTATTAAAGTCTTGAAGGATGCAGAACTTTATGCAAAGGACAAATTGATTTCTACCGCAGTAGAAAAGAACTGGGGAGCGTTATTTCCAGTAGAAATACCAGAAAATTAA